The proteins below are encoded in one region of Shewanella algae:
- a CDS encoding Dam family site-specific DNA-(adenine-N6)-methyltransferase, whose translation MKKKQRAFLKWAGGKFKLVDALTQHLPKGERLVEPFVGAGSVFLNTDYPSYLLCDINRDLIDLYSIIQTRPEAYIGAAAELFVPRMNDKEQYYLVREKFNRSRDPFERAVYFLYLNRHGFNGLCRYNRKGLFNVPFGSYKKPYFPEKEIRGFAAKAQNAEFRCIGYEQAFALAKSGDVIYCDPPYAPLSTTASFTTYVGAGFSLDDQALLARHSRHTAIERGIPVLISNHDIPLTRELYHGSRMEAIQVQRNISQKGSTRTKVNELMALYDETYHNEND comes from the coding sequence ATGAAGAAAAAACAAAGAGCCTTTCTTAAGTGGGCCGGTGGTAAATTTAAACTGGTTGATGCCCTGACTCAGCACTTGCCCAAGGGTGAGCGCTTGGTTGAGCCCTTTGTCGGTGCCGGTTCTGTGTTTCTCAACACAGATTATCCGAGCTATCTGTTGTGCGATATCAATCGCGATCTGATCGATCTTTACTCCATCATTCAGACTCGTCCGGAAGCATACATAGGGGCGGCTGCGGAACTGTTTGTACCGCGGATGAACGACAAAGAGCAATACTATCTGGTCAGAGAAAAATTCAATCGCAGTCGTGACCCCTTCGAGCGGGCAGTCTATTTTCTTTATCTCAACCGCCACGGCTTTAATGGTCTGTGTCGTTATAACCGTAAAGGCTTATTCAATGTGCCCTTTGGTTCCTACAAGAAGCCGTATTTCCCTGAGAAAGAGATCCGCGGTTTTGCTGCCAAGGCACAAAATGCCGAGTTTCGCTGCATTGGCTACGAGCAGGCGTTTGCCCTGGCTAAAAGCGGTGACGTGATTTATTGCGATCCGCCATACGCACCTTTATCGACCACCGCCAGTTTTACCACTTATGTCGGTGCCGGCTTCTCTTTGGATGACCAGGCACTGCTGGCCAGGCATTCCCGTCATACCGCCATTGAGCGTGGCATTCCTGTGCTTATCAGTAACCATGATATTCCGTTGACCCGCGAGCTCTATCACGGCTCGAGAATGGAAGCGATACAGGTTCAACGTAACATCAGCCAGAAAGGCAGCACCAGAACCAAGGTGAATGAGTTGATGGCTCTGTACGACGAAACCTATCACAACGAGAACGACTGA
- a CDS encoding phosphoheptose isomerase, translated as MLERIKDSFTESIQTKIDAAEALPESIAKAAEMMVQCLLGGNKILACGNGGSAGDAQHFSAELLNRYEVERPPLPAIALTTDTSTLTAIANDYSYDEVFSKQILALGQPGDILLAISTSGNSGNVIKAMEAALSRDMTIVALTGKDGGAMAGLLSTNDVEIRVPSNVTARIQEVHLLVIHCLCDNIDRTLFPQDEHQ; from the coding sequence ATGTTAGAACGTATCAAAGACAGCTTCACCGAGTCGATTCAGACCAAGATTGACGCCGCAGAGGCGCTGCCAGAGTCTATCGCCAAGGCCGCAGAAATGATGGTGCAATGTCTGTTGGGTGGCAATAAGATCCTTGCCTGTGGTAACGGCGGCAGCGCCGGTGATGCCCAGCACTTTTCAGCCGAGCTGTTGAACCGCTATGAAGTGGAACGCCCACCTCTGCCGGCCATAGCTCTGACCACAGACACTTCTACCCTGACGGCCATCGCCAACGACTACAGCTACGACGAAGTGTTTTCCAAGCAGATACTGGCACTGGGTCAACCCGGTGACATACTGCTGGCCATTTCCACCAGCGGTAATTCAGGCAACGTCATTAAAGCGATGGAAGCCGCGCTGAGCCGGGATATGACCATAGTAGCGCTCACGGGTAAAGACGGCGGCGCCATGGCCGGATTGCTGAGCACCAATGATGTGGAGATCCGCGTCCCCTCCAATGTCACGGCCCGCATTCAGGAAGTGCACCTGCTGGTTATCCATTGCCTGTGCGACAACATTGACCGCACCCTGTTCCCGCAGGACGAACATCAATGA
- a CDS encoding YraN family protein gives MDLGQEGERLARRYLEQQGLTFVEQNVRYSFGELDLVMKQGSQWVFIEVKYRSPSRFGGALQSLSQAQITRLRKAASQYLQQHRINAPCRFDLLAIDAGKVQWLQDAF, from the coding sequence ATGGATCTGGGACAGGAAGGCGAGCGTCTGGCTCGCCGCTATCTGGAACAACAGGGCCTGACCTTTGTCGAACAGAATGTGCGCTACAGTTTCGGCGAACTGGACTTGGTAATGAAACAGGGCAGCCAATGGGTGTTTATTGAGGTAAAATACCGCTCACCAAGCCGATTCGGAGGCGCTTTGCAGTCATTGAGCCAGGCCCAGATAACCCGGCTTCGCAAGGCCGCCAGCCAGTATCTGCAGCAACACAGGATCAATGCCCCCTGTCGCTTCGATCTACTGGCCATTGATGCCGGCAAGGTGCAATGGCTACAGGATGCTTTTTAG
- a CDS encoding penicillin-binding protein activator — MLKSLNRVKYISAAILLASLWGCGSTPSTDKDQLAVVSLVSAPQAPAEYLAFAAKAPSKENRERYLLLAANAYLKQGDTDAAADILRSMQAGLSPVDEIQAEHRFLSARLQELTGKNAEALSTLNYPGNWQLADWQWASYHQARARLFAANQQPVEQVRELSKLSQYLPVKATGEVNDEIWQLLKPLQEETLQSFAAQESDAVFTGWLQLAYLAKHYAVDPSSLIRQLSDWQKRNPYHPAAVQLPSDLQLALSAKPYRPSNIAVLLPLSGPRAGVANTVRQGILASYLSDPDSNVSLNFFDTAQGADKAYQQALQSGAEFVIGPLLQNEVEQVMAAQQAAKTDTPPQLFLNQIDKLQPQQNKYYFALSPTQEASDAARRMYQDGIQVPLLLASNDAVGQRMAQSFKQTWMELTDSDAEVHFYDNGDKMRETVEEALGVTDSKARIQAIKALLGSKVKADFRSRTDIDAIYMISGIQDLPLLKPFIDVNFSVFAEQVPLYTSSRARQEDNAKQTAIELNNITISDIPWLLQASEETEAVNKLWPTWGNAQKRLYVMGYDALQLVNRLAQMHAFPGYQYSGRSGQLTVSPDGVIDRQLSWAKYQRGVLRPL; from the coding sequence GTGTTAAAAAGCCTGAATAGAGTTAAATACATTTCTGCTGCGATTTTGCTTGCCAGCCTGTGGGGCTGTGGCAGCACGCCATCGACAGACAAAGATCAGCTGGCCGTCGTTTCTCTGGTCAGTGCCCCGCAAGCCCCGGCCGAGTATTTGGCATTTGCCGCCAAGGCGCCCAGCAAGGAAAACCGCGAGCGTTACCTGCTGTTGGCCGCCAATGCTTACCTCAAGCAAGGTGATACAGATGCCGCTGCAGATATTCTGCGTTCAATGCAGGCCGGGCTGAGCCCGGTGGATGAAATCCAGGCCGAGCACCGTTTTCTCAGCGCCCGCCTGCAAGAACTGACCGGCAAAAACGCCGAGGCCCTGAGCACCCTGAATTACCCCGGTAATTGGCAACTGGCTGATTGGCAATGGGCCAGTTATCACCAGGCCCGTGCCCGACTATTTGCTGCCAACCAGCAACCCGTGGAGCAAGTGCGTGAGTTGAGTAAGCTCAGTCAATATCTGCCGGTGAAGGCGACCGGCGAGGTTAACGATGAAATTTGGCAATTGCTCAAGCCACTGCAGGAAGAAACCCTGCAGAGCTTTGCGGCTCAAGAGAGCGATGCCGTATTTACCGGCTGGCTGCAGCTGGCTTACCTGGCCAAACACTACGCGGTGGATCCCTCCAGTCTGATCCGCCAGTTGAGTGATTGGCAGAAACGTAATCCTTATCATCCTGCGGCGGTACAGTTGCCTTCGGATCTGCAGCTGGCGCTCAGTGCCAAGCCATACAGACCCAGCAATATCGCCGTGCTGCTGCCACTTTCGGGCCCAAGGGCCGGAGTCGCCAACACTGTGCGTCAGGGCATACTGGCCAGTTATCTGAGCGACCCGGACAGCAATGTCAGCCTCAACTTCTTCGACACGGCCCAAGGTGCTGACAAGGCCTATCAGCAAGCGCTGCAGAGCGGCGCCGAATTTGTGATCGGCCCGCTGCTGCAAAACGAAGTGGAACAGGTGATGGCGGCCCAGCAAGCGGCAAAGACTGATACCCCGCCGCAACTGTTTCTCAATCAAATAGATAAGCTGCAACCGCAACAGAATAAGTACTACTTCGCCCTGTCTCCCACTCAGGAAGCCAGCGATGCCGCCAGACGCATGTATCAGGATGGCATACAGGTGCCACTGCTGCTGGCCAGCAATGATGCCGTAGGCCAACGTATGGCCCAGAGCTTTAAGCAGACCTGGATGGAGCTGACCGACAGTGATGCCGAGGTTCACTTCTATGATAACGGTGACAAGATGCGCGAAACCGTGGAAGAAGCCCTTGGCGTGACTGACAGCAAGGCGAGGATCCAAGCCATTAAGGCACTGCTGGGCAGTAAGGTGAAGGCCGACTTCCGCTCCCGTACCGATATCGATGCCATCTATATGATCTCGGGGATTCAGGACTTACCGCTGCTGAAACCCTTTATCGATGTCAACTTTAGTGTCTTTGCCGAGCAAGTGCCGCTGTATACCAGTAGCCGCGCCCGTCAGGAAGACAACGCCAAGCAAACCGCGATTGAACTGAACAATATCACCATCAGTGATATCCCCTGGTTGCTGCAGGCCAGTGAAGAAACCGAAGCGGTCAACAAGTTGTGGCCCACCTGGGGCAATGCCCAAAAACGCCTGTATGTAATGGGCTATGATGCCCTGCAGCTGGTCAATCGTCTGGCTCAGATGCATGCCTTCCCCGGATACCAGTACAGTGGCCGCAGCGGCCAGCTGACGGTGAGCCCGGATGGCGTGATCGATCGTCAGCTCAGCTGGGCCAAATACCAGCGCGGCGTTTTGCGGCCACTGTAA
- a CDS encoding LysR substrate-binding domain-containing protein — protein sequence MRKLPPLRALQVFEAAARQSHFSRAAEELCITQSAVSHQVRLLEEHFGEPLFQRQGRSLKLSPKGEILYGELERIFNELADLGRLFGEPNRELKLAVYSSFAVKWLIPRLSDFRRRHPEVQIRLEMVTQDPELSDSVADLFISGGLKRRGYWQAVLHKERLIPVCSPQLPPRAGQITIQSLQQYPLLTVDEGPLGLDWNRWAEANGVTLTANHRQHIFSHVLMAIEAAIAGQGIALASDFMVEDDIASGRLIEAELPDVHTGFEFTFCCKERRLKEPAIAAFADWLMLMASQPQPQ from the coding sequence ATGCGAAAACTTCCCCCCTTGAGAGCGCTGCAGGTATTCGAGGCAGCTGCGCGCCAGAGCCACTTTTCCCGCGCCGCCGAAGAGCTGTGCATCACCCAGAGTGCCGTGTCCCACCAGGTCAGATTACTGGAGGAACACTTTGGTGAGCCCCTGTTCCAACGTCAGGGGCGCAGTCTCAAACTGTCACCCAAGGGAGAGATCCTCTACGGGGAACTGGAGCGAATATTCAACGAGCTGGCTGACCTTGGCCGTTTGTTCGGTGAACCCAATCGCGAGCTGAAACTGGCGGTTTACAGCTCTTTTGCAGTTAAATGGTTGATCCCCAGACTCAGCGACTTTCGCCGCCGTCACCCCGAGGTGCAGATCAGGTTGGAGATGGTGACTCAAGATCCCGAGCTCAGCGACAGCGTGGCCGATCTCTTTATCAGTGGTGGCCTCAAACGACGGGGATACTGGCAGGCGGTGCTGCATAAGGAGCGGCTTATTCCGGTTTGCAGCCCGCAATTGCCCCCCAGAGCCGGACAGATAACGATTCAGAGTCTGCAGCAGTATCCGCTGTTGACTGTGGATGAAGGCCCTTTGGGGCTGGACTGGAACCGTTGGGCCGAGGCCAACGGTGTGACTCTGACAGCCAATCACAGGCAGCATATTTTCAGCCATGTGTTGATGGCCATAGAGGCCGCTATTGCCGGTCAAGGCATAGCACTGGCATCAGACTTTATGGTAGAGGATGATATTGCCAGTGGCCGTTTGATTGAGGCCGAACTGCCGGATGTGCATACAGGGTTTGAGTTCACTTTTTGCTGTAAGGAGCGGCGCCTCAAAGAACCGGCGATAGCGGCCTTTGCCGATTGGCTGATGTTGATGGCAAGCCAGCCACAACCGCAGTAA
- a CDS encoding DUF2970 domain-containing protein, whose translation MLGRYWRYLYSTLAAFFGVQSESNRVRDFSANSSPLPYIITGVLLAALLVLGLLLLVNRVLA comes from the coding sequence ATGCTTGGCCGCTACTGGCGTTACCTTTACAGTACGCTGGCAGCCTTCTTCGGCGTGCAGAGTGAGTCCAATCGCGTCAGGGACTTCAGCGCCAATTCCTCACCTCTCCCTTATATCATCACGGGCGTGTTGCTAGCCGCACTACTGGTACTAGGTCTGTTGCTGCTGGTAAATAGAGTACTCGCCTGA
- a CDS encoding DMT family transporter: MQRTVAIGLILLTVGNLFSAFYDVSVKWLPDDANAATFLLVRQVTAVLMLLPLWLKAGRPGTSHFKIHLWRANTGAVGALFLIIGLMALPLATVSSLFYSAPLMIMVLGAVFLKEQITPLQWGIAALGFAGILLILRPSELELAGIAVLVSAFTFSLNQMSLRKLPSTEAASLTLLCYNLLSLPLILLVALSQQLAGLSWQLLGVALLSNAFLLAYNWFCVLAYRRAKASEIAVAEYSGLIFIVFLGWLLFDEWLDTLSWVGAALVVLPTLCLPAIAKLMKARELKAQEPV, encoded by the coding sequence ATGCAGAGAACCGTTGCTATCGGTTTGATTTTATTGACCGTAGGAAATCTCTTCAGCGCTTTTTATGACGTATCGGTCAAGTGGTTACCGGATGATGCCAATGCGGCGACTTTCCTGCTAGTGCGCCAGGTGACAGCGGTACTTATGTTGCTTCCCCTGTGGCTCAAGGCCGGTCGCCCGGGGACTTCTCACTTTAAGATCCACCTTTGGCGTGCCAACACAGGAGCTGTTGGTGCGCTCTTTTTGATTATTGGTTTGATGGCGCTGCCCTTGGCGACTGTCAGTTCACTGTTCTATTCGGCGCCCTTGATGATCATGGTGCTGGGTGCCGTATTCCTGAAAGAACAGATCACGCCGTTGCAGTGGGGGATTGCGGCGCTGGGATTTGCCGGTATCTTGTTGATCCTCAGGCCCAGCGAGTTGGAGTTGGCCGGCATTGCCGTGCTGGTTTCGGCCTTTACCTTCTCCTTGAACCAGATGAGCCTGCGCAAGCTGCCCAGTACCGAGGCCGCCAGTCTGACTTTGCTCTGTTACAACCTGCTGAGTTTGCCGCTGATCCTGCTGGTGGCGCTGTCGCAACAACTGGCCGGGCTGAGCTGGCAACTGCTCGGAGTGGCGCTGTTATCCAATGCCTTCCTGCTGGCATATAACTGGTTCTGTGTCCTGGCCTATCGCAGGGCCAAGGCCAGTGAAATTGCCGTAGCCGAATACAGCGGGCTTATCTTTATTGTCTTCCTCGGTTGGCTGCTGTTCGACGAGTGGCTGGATACTTTGAGCTGGGTAGGGGCTGCCCTGGTGGTGCTGCCGACTTTGTGCCTGCCCGCCATCGCCAAGTTGATGAAAGCCCGCGAGCTGAAAGCACAAGAGCCGGTGTGA
- the rpe gene encoding ribulose-phosphate 3-epimerase: MRPYLIAPSILSADFARLGDDVKAVLDAGADVVHFDVMDNHYVPNLTIGPMVCKALRDYGITADIDVHLMVKPVDRIVPDFAKAGASIITFHPEASEHVDRTVQLIRDNGCKAGLVFNPATPLHYLDYVMDKLDVILLMSVNPGFGGQSFIPSTLDKLAEVRRRIDESGRDIRLEVDGGVKVDNIAEIAAAGADMFVAGSAIFSQPDYKAVIDQMRSELAGV, from the coding sequence ATGCGCCCATATCTTATTGCTCCTTCCATTCTGTCTGCCGATTTTGCCCGCCTGGGTGATGATGTTAAAGCCGTATTGGATGCGGGGGCCGACGTGGTTCACTTCGATGTGATGGACAACCATTATGTACCTAACCTGACCATAGGCCCCATGGTCTGCAAGGCGTTGCGTGACTATGGTATTACCGCCGATATCGATGTGCACCTGATGGTGAAGCCGGTCGATCGCATAGTGCCTGACTTTGCCAAGGCGGGGGCTTCTATCATCACTTTCCATCCAGAGGCCAGCGAGCATGTGGATCGTACAGTGCAACTCATCCGCGACAATGGCTGTAAGGCGGGTTTGGTTTTCAACCCTGCCACGCCACTGCACTACCTGGACTATGTGATGGATAAGCTGGATGTGATTTTGCTGATGTCGGTCAACCCAGGGTTTGGTGGTCAGTCATTTATTCCATCGACACTGGACAAACTGGCCGAAGTGCGTCGCCGCATCGATGAGAGTGGCCGCGATATCCGCTTGGAAGTCGACGGTGGGGTTAAGGTGGACAATATTGCCGAAATAGCCGCCGCCGGTGCCGATATGTTTGTAGCCGGTTCTGCCATCTTTAGCCAACCGGACTATAAAGCGGTTATCGACCAGATGCGCAGTGAACTGGCAGGAGTGTAA
- a CDS encoding AAA family ATPase gives MVATEELLLPSQEALLQRLQHLACYGQQLVLLQGQAGAGKTRLLTALANVLDEHNLALVSCPQHADAAEIRRKLLIQLLPDPLFDDEQPLADTLLRYLGEMRKPIHILIDDADNMPLALWAECLLLTQLQARGEPITLTCSVSPEFAEQLQLQLPKAQKQQVLPVKLEPLSLVEREGLYQTLLTRSAVHTFTPRAIVVKQLERQQGTPAEVLSLLELALNGEPPRPRVFPWKTILISSLAVLISLALLSWYLLRSTEPLPELPKSALVLEHSTSPLSQFAERWLDIDRDQEALSTTPVYVRLEQVQSQATEPQVVLEQINDHHVETQVVTARSPESESELLSDAKAILDVQTAPVTTPVTQKPQVKEAAKASQDTKSQEAQDKSELEQEPSAGVLPTQGYTLQLVSLKRESSLTAFMAKLKKVENVRVAKHKDWWVVLVGEYASKQEAIEAGKVLQQTLGLSQPLVKSWQSLQHYRLQAGLSNSEISS, from the coding sequence ATGGTGGCAACCGAAGAACTTCTCCTGCCCTCGCAAGAGGCACTGTTACAAAGACTGCAGCATCTGGCCTGTTATGGTCAGCAGCTGGTTTTGTTGCAGGGGCAGGCTGGAGCAGGTAAGACACGACTGTTGACCGCCTTGGCCAATGTGCTCGATGAGCATAATCTGGCGTTGGTCAGTTGCCCTCAACATGCCGATGCTGCTGAAATAAGGCGCAAGTTGCTGATCCAGTTGCTGCCCGATCCCCTGTTTGACGACGAGCAGCCTCTGGCCGATACCCTGCTGCGCTATCTGGGTGAGATGCGCAAGCCTATCCACATTCTGATCGACGATGCCGACAATATGCCCTTGGCGCTTTGGGCCGAGTGTTTATTGCTGACTCAGCTGCAGGCCAGAGGTGAGCCTATCACGTTGACCTGTTCTGTCTCTCCGGAGTTTGCCGAGCAGCTACAGCTTCAACTGCCCAAAGCACAGAAACAACAGGTGTTGCCGGTTAAGCTTGAGCCGCTTTCTCTCGTCGAGCGTGAGGGCCTGTATCAGACACTGTTGACCCGCAGCGCAGTGCACACTTTCACGCCACGGGCCATAGTGGTCAAGCAGTTGGAGAGGCAACAAGGCACACCGGCCGAGGTATTGTCATTGCTGGAGCTGGCATTGAATGGTGAGCCTCCGAGGCCAAGGGTATTCCCTTGGAAGACCATACTGATATCGAGCCTTGCCGTGCTTATCTCTCTGGCGCTGCTCTCTTGGTATCTGCTGCGCTCGACCGAGCCTCTGCCTGAATTGCCCAAGTCAGCGCTGGTGCTGGAGCATAGTACAAGTCCCTTAAGCCAATTTGCCGAGCGTTGGCTCGATATTGACCGGGATCAGGAGGCGCTCTCAACTACGCCCGTTTACGTTCGCCTGGAACAAGTACAAAGCCAGGCAACAGAGCCGCAGGTGGTCTTGGAGCAAATAAACGATCATCATGTAGAGACTCAAGTGGTTACAGCGCGATCCCCAGAGTCAGAATCTGAGCTACTGAGTGACGCCAAGGCAATACTGGATGTGCAAACCGCTCCTGTTACTACGCCGGTTACCCAAAAGCCGCAGGTCAAAGAGGCCGCTAAGGCTTCTCAAGATACCAAGTCGCAAGAAGCTCAGGATAAATCTGAGCTAGAACAAGAGCCCAGTGCCGGAGTGCTACCGACACAGGGTTATACTTTGCAGTTGGTGAGTCTGAAACGTGAATCGTCACTGACGGCGTTTATGGCCAAGCTGAAAAAAGTGGAAAATGTCAGGGTAGCCAAGCACAAGGATTGGTGGGTGGTATTGGTAGGGGAATATGCCAGTAAGCAAGAGGCCATAGAAGCCGGTAAAGTGTTGCAGCAGACTTTGGGCCTGTCTCAACCCTTGGTCAAGTCATGGCAATCACTGCAGCACTATCGCTTACAAGCTGGCCTAAGTAACAGTGAAATTTCATCTTAA
- a CDS encoding phosphoglycolate phosphatase — protein sequence MASSISAIAFDLDGTLVDSVPDLAAATQATLADMGLRGCSEDQVRSWVGNGTEMLMRRALTSSLGDEPDASVMADAMPVFMRHYEACLERYSKLYPGVESVLGTLQRRGFKLAVVTNKPYRFTVPLLQAFGIESFFSEILGGDSLTKMKPDPLPLTHLLDKWQLQPQQMLMVGDSRNDVLAAKAAGIASIGLTYGYNYGEDIGLCGPDAVCDHFEQILAHLSPQQSE from the coding sequence ATCGCAAGCAGTATCAGTGCGATCGCCTTTGATTTGGATGGCACTCTGGTGGACAGTGTGCCGGACTTGGCCGCTGCGACCCAGGCAACCTTGGCCGATATGGGACTGCGTGGTTGCAGCGAAGACCAGGTTCGCAGCTGGGTAGGCAACGGCACAGAGATGTTGATGCGCCGGGCGCTGACCTCGAGCCTGGGCGATGAGCCGGATGCCTCTGTCATGGCCGATGCTATGCCGGTATTTATGAGGCATTATGAGGCCTGCCTCGAGCGTTACAGCAAGCTCTATCCCGGGGTTGAGTCCGTGCTTGGCACCCTGCAGCGACGAGGTTTCAAGCTGGCAGTGGTCACCAATAAGCCTTATCGCTTTACTGTGCCTCTATTGCAGGCCTTTGGTATTGAGTCGTTTTTCAGTGAAATTCTCGGCGGCGATTCACTCACCAAGATGAAGCCGGATCCCTTGCCGCTGACCCACCTGCTGGATAAATGGCAGTTGCAGCCTCAGCAGATGTTGATGGTGGGCGATTCCCGCAACGACGTTCTGGCGGCGAAAGCCGCAGGTATTGCCTCAATCGGCTTGACCTATGGCTACAACTACGGTGAAGATATTGGGCTTTGCGGCCCAGATGCCGTATGCGATCATTTTGAGCAAATTTTGGCGCATTTGTCGCCACAGCAATCGGAGTAA
- a CDS encoding BON domain-containing protein — MRRLLPLCLLLTSLTGCAGAVMVGAVGGAMVVNDERSLKTQLDDTNADFRISSVLGAEDDLKNQTNITGVSMNGNVLMIGQAPNSMLRDKAIRLVKELQLGGKIHNQIRIGNPTSFTTRSNDTWITTKVKGRMLNDKNLDVTKIKVITENGEVFLLGLVEREQADLAVEIARNTAGVRKVIKVFDYVTP, encoded by the coding sequence ATGAGACGTCTGCTGCCCCTGTGTCTACTGCTTACCAGTTTGACCGGCTGTGCCGGAGCCGTAATGGTGGGTGCAGTTGGCGGCGCCATGGTGGTTAACGATGAGCGTTCGCTCAAGACCCAGTTGGATGACACCAATGCCGATTTTCGTATCTCCAGTGTACTGGGAGCGGAAGATGATCTGAAGAATCAGACCAATATCACCGGGGTCAGCATGAACGGCAATGTGTTGATGATAGGTCAGGCGCCCAACTCCATGCTCAGGGACAAGGCGATTCGGCTGGTCAAAGAGCTGCAACTGGGTGGCAAGATCCACAATCAGATCCGTATCGGCAACCCAACGTCCTTCACTACCCGCAGCAACGACACCTGGATCACCACCAAGGTCAAGGGTCGGATGCTCAACGACAAGAATCTGGATGTCACCAAGATCAAGGTGATCACAGAGAATGGTGAAGTCTTTCTGCTGGGCCTGGTCGAGCGTGAACAAGCCGACCTGGCAGTAGAAATTGCCCGGAATACCGCTGGAGTACGTAAGGTTATTAAGGTGTTCGACTACGTCACCCCTTAA
- the trpS gene encoding tryptophan--tRNA ligase — MSSPKPIVLSGAQPSGELTIGNYMGALRQWVAMQDSHDCLYCVVDLHAITVRQDPNALREACLDTLALYLACGVDPKKSTVFIQSQVPQHTQLGWVLNCYTQMGELSRMTQFKDKSQKHANNINVGLFGYPVLMAADILLYQANEIPVGQDQKQHLELTRDIATRFNNAYGDTFTVPEPFIPELGAKVMSLQDPTKKMSKSDDNRNNVIGLLEDPKAVMKKLKKAMTDSDEPPVVRFDIDNKPGVSNLLSLMSGVTGQSIAELEAEFEGKMYGHLKVAAGEAVVGMLEPLQQRFREFREDRAFLESVMKQGAEKAQARAEVTVKKVYEKIGLLV; from the coding sequence ATGAGCAGTCCCAAACCCATAGTATTGAGCGGTGCCCAGCCCTCAGGCGAGTTGACCATAGGTAACTACATGGGTGCCCTGCGTCAGTGGGTAGCCATGCAGGACAGCCATGATTGCCTCTATTGCGTGGTGGATCTGCATGCCATCACAGTGCGCCAGGATCCCAATGCCTTGCGTGAAGCTTGCCTGGATACTCTGGCGCTATACCTTGCCTGTGGTGTCGATCCCAAGAAGAGCACGGTGTTCATTCAGTCCCAGGTGCCGCAGCACACTCAACTGGGGTGGGTTTTGAACTGTTATACCCAGATGGGCGAGCTGAGCCGCATGACTCAGTTCAAGGACAAGTCGCAAAAACACGCCAACAATATCAACGTGGGTCTGTTCGGTTATCCTGTACTGATGGCGGCCGATATCCTGCTGTACCAGGCCAATGAGATCCCTGTCGGTCAGGATCAGAAGCAGCATCTGGAATTGACCCGGGATATCGCCACCCGCTTCAACAACGCCTATGGTGACACCTTCACAGTGCCCGAGCCTTTTATCCCTGAGCTGGGTGCCAAGGTGATGTCGCTGCAGGATCCCACCAAGAAGATGTCCAAGTCCGATGACAACCGCAACAATGTCATCGGCCTGCTGGAAGATCCCAAGGCGGTGATGAAGAAGCTGAAAAAGGCGATGACTGACAGCGATGAGCCGCCTGTGGTGCGTTTCGACATAGACAACAAGCCTGGGGTGTCCAATCTGCTGAGCCTGATGTCCGGGGTGACAGGCCAGAGCATAGCCGAACTGGAAGCCGAGTTTGAAGGCAAGATGTATGGCCATTTGAAAGTGGCCGCCGGTGAAGCCGTGGTCGGAATGCTGGAGCCGTTGCAACAACGCTTCCGTGAGTTCCGCGAAGACAGAGCCTTCCTGGAGTCTGTGATGAAGCAGGGCGCGGAAAAGGCCCAGGCCCGCGCCGAAGTCACAGTGAAGAAAGTTTATGAGAAGATAGGCTTGCTGGTGTAA